A genomic segment from Halobacteriovorax sp. DA5 encodes:
- a CDS encoding NIF family HAD-type phosphatase, with protein MRYLIFILIFISCSKVLRGPAQLKQKHIVFDLDHTLVAEIEEGETFNPKRTITIQGIHYRIIPYAQELITELSKREDVSISFFSGGSEDRNLELLKSLKLSDGSDKSFHDISYRILSKRHLYDNRKNVPEDSRFVHKWKKDISLVSDDLDSIILVDDHKDFYYQGQKNNTAWLGEWFNNFESYSDVEDYRKRIGDAKGFRLPPSYKDWWMNRNKLALVGSAIEEALDNDEVFVESMRIHLKHLDEQRSGSLENLKDRVHTFGIRFAPESCSSALGSFLQIR; from the coding sequence GTGAGATACCTTATTTTCATCCTAATATTCATTTCATGCTCTAAAGTCCTTAGGGGCCCAGCTCAGCTAAAGCAGAAGCATATTGTCTTTGATCTGGACCACACGCTCGTGGCCGAAATAGAAGAGGGTGAAACATTTAATCCGAAAAGAACTATTACCATCCAAGGCATTCACTATAGGATTATTCCATACGCCCAGGAACTCATCACTGAGTTATCAAAACGAGAAGATGTTTCAATTTCTTTTTTTAGTGGTGGGAGCGAGGATCGAAATCTTGAATTGTTAAAATCGCTCAAACTTTCAGACGGAAGTGATAAAAGTTTTCATGATATTTCTTATCGCATTCTTTCAAAGCGCCACCTTTACGATAATAGAAAAAATGTCCCCGAAGATTCTCGCTTTGTTCATAAGTGGAAGAAAGATATCTCCCTTGTTAGTGATGATCTTGATTCAATCATTCTCGTGGATGATCATAAAGACTTCTACTATCAAGGTCAAAAAAACAATACAGCATGGTTAGGAGAGTGGTTTAATAATTTTGAAAGCTATTCAGATGTGGAAGATTACAGGAAAAGAATTGGAGATGCTAAGGGCTTCAGACTTCCTCCATCATATAAAGACTGGTGGATGAATCGCAATAAACTTGCCCTTGTTGGAAGCGCCATTGAAGAGGCTTTGGATAACGATGAAGTCTTTGTGGAATCAATGAGAATTCATCTCAAGCATCTAGATGAGCAAAGATCTGGAAGTCTTGAGAATTTAAAAGATCGAGTTCATACCTTTGGAATACGTTTTGCGCCGGAGTCTTGTTCCTCGGCGCTTGGTAGTTTTCTTCAAATCCGATAG
- a CDS encoding MarR family winged helix-turn-helix transcriptional regulator → MGIIRSYIKSASESELSFPKYRILARVDNGTCSVSDLAEVMCVSCAAISKLVDTLVNDKYISRETCKTDRRITNLKITSKGKKKFEKVRSAASCRFLENLDDIDSSEVKKVTDALLVIENFVKNIQETNS, encoded by the coding sequence ATGGGCATTATTAGATCGTATATTAAAAGTGCTAGTGAGTCAGAGCTTAGCTTTCCAAAATATCGAATCCTTGCAAGAGTTGATAATGGCACATGTTCAGTAAGTGACCTAGCTGAAGTCATGTGTGTATCTTGTGCGGCCATTTCAAAATTAGTAGATACTTTGGTCAACGATAAATATATATCTCGTGAGACTTGTAAAACAGATCGAAGAATCACGAATCTAAAAATTACATCAAAAGGCAAAAAGAAATTTGAAAAAGTCAGAAGTGCTGCTAGCTGTCGCTTTTTAGAAAACCTAGATGATATTGATTCATCTGAGGTTAAAAAAGTAACAGATGCACTACTGGTAATTGAAAATTTTGTTAAAAATATACAGGAGACTAATTCTTGA
- a CDS encoding M14 family metallocarboxypeptidase, with protein MWNDEQKNIWFEEQEIKRSYREEVVTKIKNLEALFDISQYGALPYDENRYPLFLIKSKNFLPENKTILITGGVHGYETSGVHGALAFLETQALNYTNDFNIIVAPCISPWGYETINRWNPMTVDPNRSFFNDGPAPECNLFMKAISELNLEIFAHFDLHETTDTDNTVFRPALEKRDGIPQDIWDIPDGFYLVGDSENPTPEFQKAIIESVRKVTHIAPADINGNIIGEKLEQEGVINYPLKKLHLCASFSDAKFCTTTEVYPDSPRVSAENCVDAQVAAIIGGMGFLVNSIK; from the coding sequence ATGTGGAATGACGAACAAAAGAATATTTGGTTTGAAGAACAAGAGATAAAAAGATCGTATCGAGAAGAAGTCGTAACAAAGATTAAGAATCTAGAAGCTCTCTTTGATATCTCTCAGTATGGAGCACTTCCGTACGATGAGAATAGGTATCCGCTGTTCTTAATAAAAAGCAAAAATTTCTTACCTGAGAATAAAACGATTCTAATTACTGGTGGTGTTCATGGTTATGAAACTAGTGGTGTTCATGGAGCTCTCGCTTTTTTAGAAACACAAGCTTTAAACTACACAAACGATTTTAATATTATTGTTGCTCCATGTATTAGTCCTTGGGGTTATGAAACAATTAATCGTTGGAATCCAATGACCGTCGATCCTAATCGTTCATTCTTCAATGATGGTCCTGCGCCCGAATGCAACCTTTTCATGAAGGCCATTTCTGAATTAAACCTTGAGATTTTTGCTCATTTCGATCTTCATGAGACAACGGATACTGATAATACTGTCTTTAGGCCGGCCCTCGAAAAAAGAGATGGAATACCTCAAGATATTTGGGATATTCCAGATGGTTTCTATCTGGTGGGAGATAGTGAGAATCCAACACCTGAATTTCAAAAAGCAATTATTGAATCTGTTCGTAAAGTTACACATATCGCACCAGCTGATATAAATGGGAATATTATTGGAGAGAAGCTAGAACAAGAGGGTGTGATTAATTATCCTTTAAAGAAGCTTCATCTTTGTGCATCTTTTTCTGATGCAAAATTTTGTACGACAACAGAGGTGTATCCAGATAGCCCAAGGGTTAGTGCTGAAAATTGTGTGGATGCACAAGTGGCCGCAATTATTGGTGGTATGGGTTTTTTAGTTAACTCGATTAAATAA
- a CDS encoding TIGR02147 family protein yields MDIFSYQNYKDFTIDALEELGKRVRGTRSRLAEKLACQTAYISQVLNKDAHFSLEQALLTADFLSLSNKQTEFYLTLVNYQRAGNKRLSDYYKVKIDELVKDSKDLSKRLTDKKELTKEQQYEYYSSWHYLAIHAYLSITKQYDREIIATTFSISTETVAKVIDFLLDAGLITNDGDKIKLTSKSFHLGKNSPMIARHHSNWRLRAMESMDRATEDELHYSSVITLSKEDLPKVNGIMVKAIEEIREVVKKTTQEDVFCYTMDLFKV; encoded by the coding sequence ATGGATATTTTCAGTTATCAAAATTACAAAGATTTCACTATTGATGCTCTTGAAGAGCTTGGAAAACGGGTGCGCGGAACAAGGTCAAGACTTGCTGAAAAACTGGCCTGCCAAACGGCCTATATCTCACAAGTCCTAAACAAAGATGCTCACTTTAGTCTTGAGCAGGCACTGCTCACAGCAGATTTTCTGTCTCTATCAAATAAGCAGACGGAGTTCTATTTAACGCTGGTTAATTATCAGCGCGCTGGAAATAAGAGATTAAGTGACTATTACAAGGTCAAGATAGATGAGCTTGTCAAAGACTCAAAAGATCTCAGTAAACGCCTAACTGATAAGAAAGAGCTAACAAAAGAGCAGCAATACGAATACTACTCAAGCTGGCACTATCTTGCGATCCACGCCTACCTCTCAATCACAAAGCAGTATGACAGAGAGATTATCGCAACAACTTTTTCAATTTCCACAGAGACTGTGGCAAAGGTTATCGACTTCCTTTTGGATGCGGGGCTTATTACTAATGACGGCGATAAAATAAAGCTTACATCAAAAAGTTTTCACCTTGGAAAGAACTCTCCAATGATTGCAAGACATCACTCAAATTGGCGTCTGCGTGCGATGGAAAGTATGGACCGAGCAACTGAAGATGAGCTTCACTATTCCTCTGTTATCACTCTTTCTAAGGAAGATTTGCCAAAGGTTAATGGCATCATGGTAAAGGCCATTGAAGAGATACGTGAGGTAGTAAAGAAGACAACCCAAGAGGATGTCTTCTGTTACACCATGGATCTCTTTAAAGTTTAG
- a CDS encoding DUF3347 domain-containing protein produces the protein MKLFIAFILSFNVFCHELEYQNYLSLQKSLVEGNLDQGLKSWKTMCKKELGHYAKDYKYGDCDKNIKSVSALRDSFKLLSEIYIKNGKSLENSDLKIVKCPMAKARWIQKGSSVKNPYYGKKMLTCGEVES, from the coding sequence ATGAAATTATTTATAGCTTTTATATTATCTTTTAACGTTTTTTGCCATGAGTTAGAATATCAAAATTACCTAAGTCTTCAGAAGTCATTAGTTGAGGGAAATCTCGACCAGGGCCTAAAGTCTTGGAAAACGATGTGTAAGAAAGAACTTGGCCACTATGCTAAAGATTATAAATACGGTGACTGTGATAAGAATATAAAAAGTGTAAGTGCTTTAAGAGATTCATTTAAACTTCTTTCTGAAATTTACATCAAGAATGGAAAATCACTTGAAAATAGCGACCTGAAGATCGTGAAATGCCCAATGGCAAAGGCCCGTTGGATTCAAAAAGGATCTTCTGTTAAGAATCCATATTACGGAAAGAAGATGCTTACTTGTGGTGAAGTAGAATCATAA
- a CDS encoding TolC family protein, which translates to MKFYKIGLLFFTLVPCLSSASVEDLYLKSLKKSKQVEVFDLTEKKTISDLETVESTLYPSVDIVNTNTYSEEYRNVTTRNNEVDSEVFLSLNQKLFQGGAEFALYDYNKIVPKQAKALTDRSLAEYYSQFTSLFFQMSSAIEEKERVDALLENLRKRVSIVRGRTKIGRDRKADLFALESQLHRLEAGLVQSKAQVKTSMTDLMNFSGLDNIAEVKDSVDPLKLTLSLNVDLENTPELKSLKYDYEASIAEAKIEKAAYYPQVDLRANYNIDKNEIGERDWGVSLNVSLNLLDFGERKSRVVSKRIASQINKAQIDFSRRNTKNRWNAFVQNFEYKKNELKTLRKALFRSRASYQEQLKDLNKGLVTQIEVIRSLDDVIDLEKLAIRSSLEVKSLYYQANAYLGNIPKN; encoded by the coding sequence TTGAAGTTTTATAAAATTGGATTATTGTTTTTTACACTTGTTCCTTGCTTAAGTAGCGCTTCAGTTGAGGATCTTTATTTAAAATCTTTAAAAAAGTCAAAACAAGTTGAAGTATTCGATCTTACAGAGAAGAAAACTATTTCAGACCTTGAAACTGTAGAGTCAACACTTTATCCGTCAGTTGATATTGTAAATACTAACACTTATAGTGAAGAGTATCGCAATGTTACAACTCGTAATAATGAAGTTGATTCAGAAGTTTTCCTTTCTTTAAATCAGAAACTATTTCAAGGTGGAGCTGAGTTTGCTCTATATGACTATAATAAAATTGTACCAAAGCAAGCTAAAGCTCTTACTGATAGAAGTCTTGCAGAGTACTACTCTCAATTCACGTCGCTATTTTTTCAAATGTCTTCCGCTATTGAAGAAAAAGAAAGAGTCGATGCATTATTAGAGAACCTAAGAAAGAGGGTTAGTATTGTTAGAGGTAGAACAAAAATTGGACGAGATCGCAAGGCCGATCTATTTGCTCTAGAGTCTCAACTACATCGCCTCGAAGCAGGACTTGTACAAAGTAAGGCACAGGTAAAGACTTCGATGACTGATCTTATGAATTTTTCTGGACTCGATAATATTGCTGAAGTGAAAGATAGTGTTGATCCATTAAAGTTAACGCTTTCATTAAATGTCGATCTTGAGAACACACCTGAACTTAAAAGTTTGAAGTATGATTATGAAGCTTCTATTGCAGAAGCAAAGATCGAAAAGGCCGCATATTATCCCCAGGTTGATCTTAGGGCCAATTACAATATTGATAAGAACGAGATTGGAGAGCGTGATTGGGGTGTAAGTCTCAATGTCTCTTTAAACTTATTAGACTTTGGTGAAAGAAAGTCTCGAGTTGTAAGTAAGAGAATCGCTTCACAAATCAACAAGGCCCAAATTGATTTCAGTAGACGTAATACGAAAAATCGTTGGAATGCATTTGTTCAAAATTTTGAATATAAGAAAAATGAATTAAAAACACTTAGAAAAGCATTGTTTCGAAGTCGTGCTTCGTATCAAGAGCAGTTGAAAGATCTAAATAAAGGCCTTGTTACACAGATTGAAGTTATTAGGTCACTAGATGATGTTATTGATCTTGAGAAGTTAGCGATTAGATCGTCTCTTGAAGTTAAGTCTTTATATTATCAAGCGAATGCTTACTTAGGTAATATCCCTAAAAATTAA